Proteins encoded together in one Vibrio metoecus window:
- a CDS encoding ABC transporter substrate-binding protein, which produces MKQHNLIPIFGKIALSVAAALSFSTWAATYNEAPQLAELVKAGKLPAVEQRLPENPLVVEPNESIGQYGGTLNLVGTVVDNGHRIRTVAYDNLFNFDTTYSKVIPNLATGFTSNAENTEYVITLRKGVKWSDGSPFTAEDIAFYINEIVGDPEHSGNRPLALPTHDAARAEVVDTYTVKITLSKPNGLFIRSLATVDSESYTAFPKQYCSQFLPKFNDKAVANAKAAGFDSWRQYAATKCEAHYFIEHYTNVDRPVLTAWKVTTPPGPNASYAVFERNPYYWQVDTEGNQLPYLDAVRWRYSEDQEEMVLRAANGEADYQHRNIGQTSYRPLLIENEKKGGYTYEFRPSTLSTELAIALNQTTKDPLKRELFQNKDFRIALSHAIDREEISETVFSGSVGPYQVAPLKISPFYDEQMATQYTEFDPEKANKILDSLGLNKRDKEGYRLLKNGQRLRIEAISKVADKGVLADSLELVKNQWKAVGVFLDIRVLEINHVTNLRLTNDFDMIPIIGDGGVGIIDDARHYMPFSPESTWGLGYYLWVSEPTNEFAVEPPAHVKRQLELWKKLTQTSSQDEQNGYMKEIIQIAKDNFYVIGTVESMPAGVVVNNKLHNVPENMPQSYNFPTPGPMRMSQLWKSK; this is translated from the coding sequence ATGAAACAACATAATCTTATTCCAATATTCGGCAAAATCGCACTATCGGTTGCGGCAGCGCTGTCATTTTCAACTTGGGCCGCCACTTATAATGAAGCCCCACAACTAGCGGAGTTAGTCAAAGCAGGCAAATTGCCAGCGGTTGAACAACGTTTGCCCGAAAACCCATTGGTGGTTGAACCGAATGAGTCGATTGGTCAGTACGGCGGTACGTTAAATCTTGTCGGTACCGTTGTTGATAATGGACATCGTATTCGCACGGTGGCATACGATAACTTGTTTAACTTTGATACCACCTATTCAAAAGTTATCCCAAACTTGGCGACGGGTTTTACTTCTAACGCAGAGAACACAGAATATGTGATCACGTTGCGCAAAGGCGTGAAATGGTCTGATGGTTCTCCGTTTACCGCGGAAGACATCGCTTTTTATATCAATGAAATTGTGGGTGATCCAGAACACTCAGGTAACCGCCCGCTTGCTCTACCAACGCATGATGCAGCGCGTGCAGAAGTTGTTGATACGTACACCGTCAAAATCACGCTGAGCAAACCCAATGGCCTGTTCATCCGCAGCCTTGCGACGGTAGATAGTGAAAGTTATACCGCTTTCCCTAAGCAGTACTGCTCACAATTCTTACCTAAGTTCAACGATAAAGCGGTGGCTAATGCGAAAGCGGCAGGTTTTGACTCATGGCGCCAATATGCGGCAACCAAGTGTGAAGCGCACTACTTTATTGAGCATTACACTAACGTTGATCGCCCAGTGTTAACGGCATGGAAAGTGACTACGCCTCCGGGACCAAACGCAAGTTATGCCGTGTTTGAGCGTAACCCTTACTACTGGCAAGTCGATACCGAAGGAAACCAACTGCCTTACCTAGACGCGGTTCGTTGGCGCTATAGTGAGGATCAGGAAGAGATGGTGTTACGCGCCGCCAATGGTGAAGCGGATTACCAACATCGTAATATTGGCCAAACATCCTACCGCCCACTTCTGATCGAAAATGAGAAGAAAGGGGGCTACACCTACGAGTTCCGCCCCAGCACGCTCAGTACTGAACTGGCGATTGCGCTGAACCAAACCACGAAAGATCCACTCAAGCGTGAACTGTTCCAAAATAAAGATTTCCGCATTGCGCTATCTCATGCGATTGATCGCGAAGAGATCAGTGAAACCGTCTTCTCTGGTTCGGTTGGACCTTATCAGGTCGCTCCACTGAAAATCTCGCCTTTCTATGATGAGCAAATGGCGACGCAATACACGGAATTTGATCCTGAAAAAGCGAACAAAATCCTAGATTCACTCGGTTTGAACAAACGTGATAAAGAAGGATACCGTTTGCTCAAAAATGGCCAACGTTTGCGTATTGAAGCCATATCAAAGGTAGCGGATAAAGGTGTACTGGCCGATTCACTTGAGCTGGTGAAAAACCAGTGGAAAGCTGTCGGTGTGTTCTTAGACATTCGTGTACTTGAAATCAACCATGTGACCAACCTTCGTTTGACTAACGACTTCGACATGATCCCAATCATCGGTGATGGCGGTGTCGGTATCATTGACGATGCTCGTCACTATATGCCCTTTAGCCCTGAGTCAACCTGGGGATTGGGTTACTACCTGTGGGTCAGTGAGCCAACCAATGAGTTTGCAGTTGAGCCACCTGCACATGTTAAACGCCAACTTGAGCTGTGGAAAAAACTGACACAAACCTCATCGCAGGATGAGCAAAATGGGTACATGAAAGAGATTATCCAGATTGCTAAAGATAACTTCTATGTGATTGGTACTGTGGAATCCATGCCTGCCGGTGTTGTGGTGAATAATAAGCTGCACAACGTGCCTGAAAACATGCCTCAGTCATACAATTTCCCAACCCCGGGGCCAATGCGTATGAGCCAACTGTGGAAATCGAAGTAA